The following proteins are co-located in the uncultured Tolumonas sp. genome:
- the secG gene encoding preprotein translocase subunit SecG — MYEVLLVVYLLVAITLVGLVLIQHGKGASMGASFGAGASNTVFGSSGSGNFLTKSTAILAIVFFIISLLLGAITNNRSKPADTWSDLSKPAAAQQKTEKPVEKVADVKKDADVPN; from the coding sequence ATGTACGAAGTTCTACTGGTTGTTTATTTATTAGTAGCTATTACACTGGTCGGTCTGGTGTTAATTCAGCATGGTAAAGGTGCTTCAATGGGTGCATCTTTTGGTGCTGGTGCATCAAATACCGTTTTCGGCTCATCTGGTTCAGGTAACTTTCTGACCAAGAGCACTGCAATTTTAGCTATTGTGTTTTTTATTATCAGTTTGTTGTTAGGTGCTATCACCAATAACCGCAGTAAACCAGCGGATACTTGGTCTGATTTATCTAAGCCTGCGGCAGCACAACAAAAAACTGAAAAACCGGTAGAAAAAGTAGCGGATGTTAAAAAAGACGCTGACGTTCCAAATTAA
- the rimP gene encoding ribosome maturation factor RimP, which yields MATLEQRLTEILDAPVVALGYELWGIEFIRAGKHSTLRVYIDHANGISVDDCAAVSHQVSALLDVEDPITTEYYLEVSSPGMDRPLLKPEHFARYIGQVTAVTLRMAVNNRRKYKGTIKQVEREMITLTIDGKDEILAFANIQQANLIPNFD from the coding sequence TTGGCTACCTTGGAACAACGCCTGACAGAAATACTTGATGCACCAGTTGTTGCGTTAGGTTATGAGTTGTGGGGAATTGAATTTATCCGTGCCGGAAAGCATTCTACTCTGCGTGTTTATATTGATCATGCGAATGGAATTTCGGTAGATGACTGTGCTGCGGTTAGTCATCAGGTGAGCGCATTACTGGATGTGGAAGATCCAATTACCACTGAGTATTACCTTGAAGTTTCATCTCCGGGTATGGATCGACCATTACTCAAACCGGAACATTTTGCACGGTATATCGGCCAGGTTACGGCGGTGACATTGCGGATGGCAGTGAATAATCGACGTAAATATAAAGGCACTATCAAACAAGTTGAGAGAGAAATGATCACTCTGACGATTGATGGTAAAGATGAAATTCTGGCCTTTGCCAATATTCAACAGGCAAACCTGATCCCGAACTTTGATTGA
- the nusA gene encoding transcription termination factor NusA gives MNKEILLVVDAVSNEKAVPREKIFQALETALATATKKKYEGDIDVRVAIDRKTGDFDTFRRWQTVEGDGVMQNPYREISLDAARFDDPSIQLGDFIEEQIDSITFDRITTQTAKQVIVQKVREAERAQVVEQFRDQEGTIVTGVVKKVTRDSVIIDLGSNAEGVIYREDMLPRESFRNGDRVKGLLAAVKPEARGSQLFISRTHPDFLKELFRIEVPEIGEEIIEIKGAARDPGSRAKIAVKTNDRRIDPVGACVGMRGARVQAVSGELAGERIDIVLWDDNPAQFVINAMAPADVASLVVDEDNHTMDIAVISSNLAQAIGRNGQNVRLASQLSGWELNVMTVEDMQTKHQAEKDRILTLFTQALDIDDDFAELLVDEGFSTVEEIAYVPLSELQRIEDLDDEQIEQLRDRAKQALSTQALAKEETLAGAKPADDLLALEGMTQDLAYELAARGIPTLEDLAEQGIDDLSGIPGMTEQKAGELIMAARNICWFGEQAE, from the coding sequence ATGAATAAAGAAATCCTTTTAGTTGTTGATGCCGTTTCCAATGAAAAAGCGGTACCTCGCGAAAAGATTTTCCAGGCACTGGAAACCGCGTTGGCAACAGCAACCAAAAAGAAATACGAAGGCGATATTGACGTTCGTGTCGCAATTGATCGTAAAACTGGTGATTTTGATACTTTCCGTCGTTGGCAGACGGTGGAAGGTGATGGTGTCATGCAAAACCCGTATCGTGAAATTTCTCTGGATGCTGCACGTTTTGATGACCCGTCTATTCAATTGGGCGATTTTATCGAAGAGCAAATTGACTCGATCACTTTCGACCGTATCACTACACAAACGGCGAAACAGGTGATCGTTCAGAAAGTTCGTGAAGCTGAACGTGCACAAGTAGTTGAACAGTTCCGCGATCAGGAAGGTACTATTGTTACTGGCGTAGTCAAAAAAGTGACTCGTGACAGTGTTATTATCGATCTGGGTAGCAATGCGGAAGGCGTTATTTATCGTGAAGATATGTTACCACGCGAATCTTTCCGCAACGGTGACCGAGTGAAAGGCTTGTTGGCTGCGGTTAAACCCGAAGCTCGCGGTTCACAACTGTTCATTAGCCGTACACACCCTGATTTTCTGAAAGAATTGTTCCGGATTGAAGTACCTGAAATCGGCGAAGAGATCATCGAAATCAAAGGGGCTGCCCGTGATCCAGGTTCTCGCGCTAAAATTGCGGTAAAAACCAATGATCGTCGTATCGACCCTGTTGGTGCTTGTGTTGGTATGCGTGGTGCTCGTGTTCAGGCTGTGTCTGGTGAATTAGCAGGTGAGCGAATTGATATCGTATTGTGGGATGATAATCCTGCTCAATTCGTCATTAATGCTATGGCTCCGGCTGATGTAGCGTCTCTGGTTGTGGATGAAGATAACCACACTATGGATATCGCTGTTATCTCCAGCAACTTGGCTCAGGCCATTGGTCGTAACGGTCAGAACGTTCGCCTTGCCTCTCAGCTTTCCGGCTGGGAATTGAATGTAATGACTGTTGAAGATATGCAGACTAAACATCAGGCAGAAAAAGATCGCATCCTGACTCTGTTTACTCAGGCTCTGGATATTGATGATGATTTTGCTGAGTTGTTAGTTGATGAAGGTTTCTCAACCGTTGAAGAGATCGCTTATGTTCCTTTAAGTGAACTGCAACGTATTGAAGATCTTGATGACGAACAAATTGAACAATTGCGTGATCGTGCTAAGCAAGCATTGAGTACTCAGGCGCTGGCTAAAGAAGAGACCTTAGCGGGTGCCAAACCAGCAGATGACTTGTTGGCATTAGAAGGTATGACGCAGGATCTGGCTTATGAACTGGCTGCTCGTGGTATCCCGACTCTGGAGGATTTGGCTGAACAAGGCATTGATGATCTGAGTGGTATTCCGGGAATGACCGAACAAAAAGCCGGTGAATTGATTATGGCAGCTCGTAACATTTGCTGGTTCGGCGAGCAGGCAGAGTAA
- the infB gene encoding translation initiation factor IF-2 produces the protein MADLSVKQLAIEVGTPVDRLVQQFKDAGLTKDADAMVSEQEKQTLLEHLKKQHGADGAEPKRMTLQRKTKSTLNVAGAGGKNKEVQIEVRKSKTYVHRSVIDEAQQQKEAEEKARQEAEKARQEELAKAEQARKDAEAKARKEAEEKARKEAEARTVSTESVADNAAKSPDEKAKKLKAEADKRADDNAKREAEALRKKQEEEAQRKTELEAQRIAEEARRLAVENEGRWAAEEEERRRKELNDDVSEAASLFVKEAEAERERQDESKGRRRPGVAKAKKSPHEEAREERNTRARKGKRAKVHTPNSMQHGFQKPAQPVNRDIVIGETISVGELAQKMAVKAVEVIKVMMKMGAMATINQIIDQETAQLVAEEMGHKVTLRRENELEEALLQDRDSTAKSESRAPVVTIMGHVDHGKTSLLDYIRKAKVASGEAGGITQHIGAYHVDTENGSITFLDTPGHAAFTAMRARGAQATDIVVLVVAADDGVMPQTVEAIQHAKAAGVPIVVAVNKVDKPDSDPDRVMNELTRYSVIPEEWGGENQFVKVSAKSGEGIDDLLNSILLQSEVLELTAVRDAMASGVVIESRLDKGRGPVATILVQEGTLRQGDIVLCGLEYGRVRAMRDEMGRNVDSVGPSIPVEVLGLSGVPSAGDEVTVVRDEKKAREVALYRQGKFRDVKLARQQKSKLENMFSNMTEGEVSELNVVLKADVQGSVEAIADSLNKLSTDEVKVKIIGSGVGGITETDASLAAASNAIVLGFNVRADASARKIIESENIDLRYYSVIYDLIDEVRQAMSGMLAPEYKQQIIGLAEVRDVFRSPKFGAVAGCMVTEGTVKRNNPIRVLRDNVVIYEGELESLRRFKDDVPEVKNGYECGIAVKNYNDVRPGDQIEVYEIVEIQRTL, from the coding sequence ATGGCCGATTTATCAGTAAAACAACTAGCCATTGAAGTGGGAACACCGGTTGACCGGTTGGTACAGCAGTTTAAAGATGCTGGTTTGACTAAAGATGCTGATGCTATGGTGTCAGAACAAGAAAAACAAACGTTGCTTGAACATCTGAAAAAACAGCATGGTGCGGATGGTGCAGAACCTAAACGCATGACATTGCAGCGTAAAACCAAAAGCACATTAAACGTAGCAGGTGCTGGCGGTAAAAATAAAGAAGTACAAATTGAAGTTCGTAAGTCAAAAACTTACGTGCATCGTTCTGTAATTGACGAAGCTCAACAGCAGAAAGAAGCGGAAGAAAAGGCGCGTCAGGAAGCTGAAAAAGCGCGTCAGGAAGAGTTAGCCAAAGCTGAACAAGCGCGTAAGGACGCGGAAGCCAAAGCCCGCAAAGAAGCCGAAGAAAAAGCGCGCAAAGAAGCTGAGGCCAGAACAGTATCGACAGAATCTGTTGCTGATAATGCAGCAAAATCTCCGGATGAGAAGGCCAAAAAATTGAAAGCTGAGGCAGATAAACGCGCAGACGATAATGCCAAACGTGAAGCAGAAGCATTACGTAAGAAACAAGAAGAAGAAGCTCAACGTAAAACCGAGCTGGAAGCTCAGCGAATTGCTGAAGAAGCTCGTCGTTTAGCGGTAGAAAATGAAGGCCGTTGGGCTGCAGAAGAAGAAGAACGTCGCCGTAAAGAATTGAACGACGATGTTAGCGAAGCCGCTTCTTTATTTGTAAAAGAAGCTGAAGCTGAACGTGAACGTCAGGATGAAAGCAAAGGCCGCCGTCGTCCAGGTGTTGCTAAAGCCAAAAAATCGCCGCATGAAGAAGCTCGCGAAGAGCGAAACACCCGTGCGAGAAAAGGTAAGCGCGCTAAAGTTCATACGCCAAATTCAATGCAGCATGGTTTCCAGAAACCAGCGCAACCAGTGAACCGTGATATCGTGATCGGTGAAACGATCAGCGTTGGCGAACTGGCACAGAAAATGGCAGTAAAAGCGGTTGAAGTGATCAAAGTGATGATGAAGATGGGCGCGATGGCCACCATCAACCAAATCATTGATCAGGAAACTGCACAACTGGTAGCGGAAGAAATGGGTCACAAAGTGACTCTGCGCCGTGAAAATGAGTTGGAAGAAGCGCTGTTGCAGGATCGTGATTCAACTGCGAAGAGCGAATCAAGAGCGCCGGTAGTTACCATCATGGGTCACGTTGACCATGGTAAAACTTCTTTGCTGGATTATATCCGTAAGGCAAAAGTGGCGTCTGGCGAAGCAGGTGGTATTACTCAGCATATCGGTGCTTACCATGTTGATACCGAAAACGGTAGTATCACTTTCTTGGATACCCCAGGCCATGCTGCATTTACCGCAATGCGTGCACGTGGTGCTCAGGCTACGGATATCGTTGTTCTGGTCGTTGCTGCCGATGATGGTGTGATGCCACAAACAGTTGAAGCAATTCAGCATGCTAAAGCGGCTGGTGTACCAATTGTTGTTGCAGTTAACAAGGTTGATAAACCTGACTCTGATCCAGATCGTGTCATGAACGAACTGACTCGTTACAGTGTTATCCCAGAAGAATGGGGTGGTGAGAACCAGTTCGTTAAAGTATCTGCGAAAAGCGGTGAAGGTATTGACGATCTGCTGAACTCTATCCTGTTGCAGTCTGAAGTTCTGGAGTTGACTGCGGTTCGTGATGCGATGGCCAGTGGTGTTGTGATCGAATCTCGTCTGGATAAAGGCCGTGGTCCGGTTGCTACCATCCTGGTTCAGGAAGGTACGCTGCGCCAAGGCGATATCGTATTGTGTGGTCTGGAATATGGCCGCGTCCGTGCGATGCGTGATGAAATGGGTCGTAACGTCGATTCCGTTGGGCCTTCAATTCCAGTTGAAGTTCTCGGTTTGTCAGGAGTGCCTTCTGCGGGCGATGAAGTTACTGTTGTGCGTGATGAGAAAAAAGCGCGTGAAGTAGCTTTGTACCGTCAAGGTAAATTCCGTGATGTCAAACTGGCTCGTCAGCAGAAATCTAAACTGGAGAACATGTTCTCCAATATGACAGAAGGTGAAGTTTCTGAACTGAACGTGGTACTGAAAGCTGACGTACAAGGTTCGGTAGAAGCGATTGCTGATTCGTTGAATAAACTGTCAACTGACGAAGTGAAAGTGAAGATCATTGGTTCTGGTGTGGGTGGTATTACTGAAACTGATGCCAGCCTGGCAGCAGCTTCTAATGCTATCGTGCTGGGCTTCAACGTTCGTGCTGATGCTTCTGCTCGTAAGATTATCGAATCTGAAAATATCGATCTGCGTTATTACTCTGTGATCTATGATTTGATCGATGAAGTTCGTCAGGCGATGAGCGGTATGTTGGCACCGGAATACAAACAGCAGATCATTGGTCTGGCTGAGGTTCGTGATGTATTCCGTTCACCGAAATTTGGTGCCGTTGCCGGTTGTATGGTGACCGAAGGTACTGTTAAGCGTAACAACCCAATTCGTGTGTTGCGTGATAACGTTGTTATTTATGAAGGTGAGCTGGAATCTCTGCGCCGCTTCAAAGATGACGTACCTGAAGTTAAAAACGGTTACGAATGTGGTATCGCCGTTAAGAACTACAATGATGTGCGTCCTGGTGACCAGATCGAAGTTTACGAAATTGTCGAAATTCAGCGTACGCTGTAA
- the rbfA gene encoding 30S ribosome-binding factor RbfA, with amino-acid sequence MAKEFGRADRVSQQIQREIAVILQREIKDPRVGMATVSDVELTRDLQHAKVFVTFFLNEEDNVEAGIKVLNDASGYIRILLGKAMKLRVVPEIRFVYDKTLVEGMRISNLITNTVRNDQLRRGELPDQSEEDRD; translated from the coding sequence ATGGCAAAAGAGTTTGGACGAGCCGACCGGGTTTCACAACAGATCCAGCGTGAAATCGCCGTTATCCTGCAGCGCGAAATCAAAGATCCGCGTGTTGGAATGGCGACGGTGTCTGATGTGGAATTGACTCGTGATCTGCAGCATGCCAAAGTTTTTGTAACGTTCTTTTTGAACGAAGAAGATAACGTTGAGGCCGGCATCAAAGTGTTAAATGATGCTTCCGGTTATATTCGTATTCTGTTGGGTAAAGCGATGAAACTGCGTGTAGTACCAGAAATTCGCTTTGTCTATGACAAAACGTTGGTTGAAGGGATGCGGATCTCCAACCTGATTACTAACACCGTTCGTAATGATCAGCTTCGCCGTGGCGAATTGCCAGATCAGAGCGAGGAGGATCGTGATTAA
- the truB gene encoding tRNA pseudouridine(55) synthase TruB encodes MSRRRRFKGRDVHGIILLDKPSGITSNDALQQVKRIYNAAKAGHTGALDPLATGMLPICFGEATKFSQFLLDADKRYCVTARLGVRTDTSDSEGSVVSVRPVSVTEEQLSLALDKFRGDILQVPSMFSALKHQGRPLYEYAREGIEIEREARPISIYSLELLNFSDDTISLEVHCSKGTYIRSLIDDLGELLGCGAHVIQLRRTQVAKYPNDKMLNLEKLNEILDECREQGIPPREKLDYYLLPMDSAVSNLPEVNMSPVLAAYVTQGQAVMVPHAVTDGFVRMTVGPEAEFIGVGEIDEDGKVAPRRLVRIGGDVPDADDQAE; translated from the coding sequence ATGTCTCGACGACGTCGCTTCAAAGGTCGTGATGTGCACGGCATTATACTGCTGGACAAACCAAGCGGTATCACTTCGAATGATGCGCTGCAACAAGTAAAGCGTATCTATAACGCAGCTAAAGCTGGGCATACTGGGGCTTTGGATCCACTGGCCACGGGGATGCTGCCTATCTGTTTTGGTGAGGCTACCAAGTTCTCTCAATTTTTACTGGATGCCGATAAACGTTATTGCGTCACTGCACGTTTAGGTGTTCGGACTGATACCAGTGATTCTGAAGGCTCGGTGGTTTCTGTTCGTCCAGTCAGCGTGACAGAAGAGCAATTATCACTGGCGTTAGATAAATTCCGTGGCGATATTTTGCAGGTGCCGTCGATGTTTTCAGCTTTGAAACATCAAGGGCGCCCGTTGTATGAATATGCGCGCGAAGGCATAGAGATTGAGCGTGAAGCTCGTCCTATCTCTATTTATTCGCTGGAATTGCTCAATTTTTCTGACGACACCATTTCGTTAGAAGTGCATTGTTCTAAAGGCACTTATATTCGTTCGTTGATCGACGATTTAGGCGAGTTATTAGGCTGTGGTGCACACGTTATTCAGTTACGTCGTACTCAGGTCGCGAAGTATCCGAATGACAAAATGCTGAATCTGGAAAAGTTGAATGAAATTCTGGATGAATGCCGTGAGCAAGGCATCCCGCCTCGCGAGAAATTGGATTATTACCTACTGCCAATGGATAGCGCGGTAAGCAATCTGCCAGAAGTTAACATGTCGCCGGTGCTGGCTGCCTATGTGACTCAAGGGCAGGCAGTGATGGTTCCGCATGCAGTAACGGACGGTTTTGTGCGCATGACTGTTGGTCCGGAAGCGGAATTCATCGGTGTCGGTGAAATTGACGAAGACGGTAAAGTTGCCCCGCGGCGTCTCGTTCGCATTGGTGGCGATGTACCAGATGCGGATGATCAAGCTGAGTAG
- the rpsO gene encoding 30S ribosomal protein S15, translating into MSLNAETKAKIVADFSRGTNDTGSPEVQVALLTAQINHLQGHFSVHSKDHHGRRGLLRMVSQRRKMLDYLKGKDDARYKDLIAKLGLRR; encoded by the coding sequence ATGTCACTAAATGCTGAAACTAAAGCCAAGATCGTTGCTGATTTCTCTCGCGGTACCAATGACACTGGTTCACCAGAAGTTCAGGTAGCTCTGCTGACTGCTCAGATCAACCATCTGCAAGGCCATTTCTCAGTACACTCTAAAGATCACCATGGTCGTCGTGGTCTGCTGCGTATGGTTTCTCAGCGTCGTAAAATGCTGGATTACCTGAAAGGCAAAGATGATGCACGTTACAAAGATCTGATCGCTAAATTAGGTCTGCGTCGCTAA
- the hrpB gene encoding ATP-dependent helicase HrpB, with product MSQLPIHDLLPQLAQACHSHNQVILQASPGAGKSTVVPLFLLQQLAGSGRIIMLEPRRLAARNIALYLAQQLGEPVGQQVGYRVRGEQKTSKATRLEIVTEGILTRMLQQDPELNGVDLLIFDEFHERSLQADTALAFALESQAALRPELKLLVMSATLDGLPLPQLLPDAVVLNCPGRSYPITFYYQPVNRQQPLVPQWGSVIIDAISNEQGSLLVFLPGAGEIDRLAEWLQPRLPDTIAVLRLHGRLPFAEQQRAILPCAAGQRKVVLATNVAETSLTIEDIQVVIDSGLERRSSFDLKSGVTRLETKQIAKASATQRAGRAGRLGPGVCYRLWSQEAQERLEEQAPAEILCSDLSSLLLEAALWGSTPEQLPLLDPPPAAALAAGRQLLQWLDVFDAQHKLTDKGHQLAALPCEPRLGHLLLGAQALEQQGYAELLAAACYLVALQEERVLGNDPVSVQLQRLSQSLRPAAQRWWQRLNSEGALPTCSVAQIDLLCALAWPDRIAKNSGELRYQLANGQRADLLFDHPCQGKEWLVAVSLQQTEQGLRIYTAEPLDIVTLQTMQPQLFREITHLGWDSKAERVRAEKQACLGAIVLKRQPLTDLSAEQKTQCLLEGIRLHGLACLPWNEESEQWLQRWRCAADWLPELALPAADDTTLLASLEQWLLLHLDGLSRLDDLRRLSFLTILKGNVSWAQQQKLDELLPSHFTAPTGSRIPLRYAAGRAPVLAVRIQEMFGQRDTPKVAHGKIALQIELLSPAKRPLQITQDLVAFWQGAYNDVKKEGRGRYPKHFWPDDPLEAMPTKTVKRLMQKD from the coding sequence TTGTCGCAATTACCCATTCACGATCTGTTGCCACAACTTGCGCAGGCGTGCCATTCGCACAATCAGGTGATCCTGCAGGCATCGCCGGGGGCGGGTAAATCGACGGTAGTGCCCTTATTCCTGTTACAACAATTGGCGGGTAGTGGCCGTATTATCATGTTGGAACCGCGCCGCTTGGCTGCGCGAAATATTGCACTGTATCTGGCGCAGCAACTAGGTGAACCGGTTGGGCAGCAAGTGGGTTATCGCGTGCGTGGTGAGCAGAAAACCAGTAAAGCGACGCGGCTGGAAATTGTCACCGAAGGCATTTTGACGCGCATGCTGCAGCAAGATCCGGAGCTGAACGGTGTCGATCTGCTGATTTTTGATGAGTTCCATGAACGCAGTTTACAAGCCGATACGGCACTGGCATTTGCGTTAGAAAGTCAGGCGGCATTACGACCAGAGCTGAAATTACTGGTGATGTCAGCCACACTCGATGGTTTACCACTACCACAACTGCTGCCCGATGCAGTAGTGCTGAATTGCCCCGGTCGCAGTTATCCGATCACTTTCTACTATCAGCCAGTAAACCGACAGCAACCGTTAGTGCCGCAATGGGGCTCGGTGATTATTGATGCCATTTCAAATGAGCAAGGCAGCTTGTTAGTTTTTCTGCCCGGAGCTGGTGAAATTGATCGTTTGGCGGAATGGCTGCAGCCACGCTTACCCGACACTATTGCCGTGTTACGTCTGCATGGCCGGTTACCGTTTGCGGAGCAACAGCGGGCAATTTTGCCTTGTGCAGCAGGGCAACGCAAAGTCGTGCTGGCGACCAATGTAGCGGAAACCTCGCTGACCATAGAAGATATTCAGGTCGTCATTGATAGCGGTCTGGAGCGTCGTAGCAGCTTTGATTTAAAAAGTGGAGTGACGCGACTAGAGACCAAACAGATCGCCAAAGCGTCGGCTACACAACGTGCGGGGCGTGCTGGTCGTTTAGGCCCCGGTGTCTGTTATCGGTTGTGGAGTCAGGAAGCGCAAGAACGTCTGGAAGAACAGGCGCCGGCTGAGATCCTGTGCAGTGATCTGTCATCATTACTGTTGGAAGCTGCTCTTTGGGGCAGTACGCCGGAACAATTACCGTTGTTAGATCCGCCCCCTGCTGCGGCCTTGGCAGCAGGCCGACAGTTGTTGCAATGGCTGGACGTTTTTGATGCACAGCATAAATTAACTGATAAAGGCCATCAGCTTGCCGCCTTACCTTGTGAACCACGCTTGGGGCATTTGTTATTAGGTGCGCAAGCGCTGGAACAGCAAGGTTATGCGGAGTTACTGGCTGCAGCCTGTTATCTGGTGGCGTTACAAGAAGAGCGTGTGTTGGGTAATGATCCTGTCTCTGTGCAGTTGCAGCGTTTAAGTCAAAGTTTACGCCCGGCGGCACAGCGTTGGTGGCAACGGTTAAACAGCGAAGGTGCTTTGCCGACTTGTTCGGTGGCGCAGATCGATCTGTTGTGTGCGCTGGCGTGGCCCGATCGCATTGCGAAAAACAGCGGCGAATTACGTTATCAATTGGCAAATGGTCAGCGCGCCGATCTGCTATTTGATCACCCTTGTCAGGGCAAAGAGTGGCTGGTGGCAGTCTCACTGCAACAAACGGAACAAGGCTTACGCATCTATACCGCCGAGCCACTAGACATCGTGACGCTGCAGACCATGCAACCACAGCTGTTTCGTGAAATCACCCATCTGGGCTGGGATAGCAAAGCTGAACGGGTACGCGCAGAAAAACAAGCCTGCCTGGGTGCCATTGTGCTGAAACGTCAGCCTCTCACAGATCTGAGCGCCGAGCAAAAAACACAATGTTTGCTGGAAGGGATCCGCTTACATGGTCTGGCGTGTTTACCCTGGAATGAAGAGAGCGAGCAGTGGTTGCAACGCTGGCGTTGTGCCGCCGATTGGTTGCCGGAGTTAGCATTACCTGCGGCTGACGATACGACGTTATTAGCGAGTCTGGAGCAGTGGTTATTACTGCATCTGGATGGTTTATCGCGTTTAGATGATCTGCGCCGATTATCATTTCTGACCATTTTGAAAGGGAACGTAAGCTGGGCGCAGCAGCAAAAACTTGATGAGTTATTACCCTCCCATTTTACCGCGCCAACCGGAAGCCGTATTCCATTGCGCTATGCCGCTGGGCGCGCACCGGTGTTGGCGGTACGTATTCAGGAGATGTTTGGTCAACGCGACACACCGAAAGTGGCGCACGGCAAAATAGCATTACAGATCGAGTTGTTATCGCCGGCGAAGCGCCCGCTACAGATCACGCAAGATCTGGTGGCCTTCTGGCAAGGGGCGTATAACGATGTAAAAAAAGAGGGCAGAGGGCGTTACCCGAAACATTTCTGGCCTGATGACCCGCTGGAAGCGATGCCGACAAAAACAGTGAAACGACTGATGCAAAAGGATTAA